Proteins encoded together in one Bosea sp. (in: a-proteobacteria) window:
- the parA gene encoding ParA family partition ATPase: MIVAFLNQKGGVGKTTLALHLAGELAARCQRVTLIDADPQGSALDWSQQRSHEGLPRLFGVVGLARDTLHREAPELAKDADHVIVDGPPRVAGLMRSALLAADLVVIPVQPSPLDGWASAEMLALLKEARIYRPELVARFVLNRCGARTILARETAETLADHDPPVLATTIGQRIAFAAAAQTGRLASECEQATSAAREIAALADELLHLPLGGSAL; the protein is encoded by the coding sequence ATGATCGTCGCGTTCCTCAACCAGAAAGGCGGCGTCGGCAAGACGACGCTCGCGCTGCACCTCGCCGGCGAACTCGCCGCGCGCTGCCAGCGCGTGACGCTGATCGATGCAGACCCGCAGGGCTCGGCGCTCGACTGGTCGCAGCAGCGCAGCCATGAGGGCCTGCCGCGCCTCTTCGGCGTCGTCGGCCTGGCGCGCGACACGCTCCATCGTGAAGCGCCGGAACTGGCGAAGGACGCCGATCACGTCATCGTCGACGGACCGCCGCGGGTCGCCGGCCTCATGCGCTCGGCGCTGCTCGCCGCCGACCTGGTCGTCATCCCGGTGCAGCCGTCGCCGCTCGACGGCTGGGCCTCGGCCGAGATGCTCGCGCTTCTGAAGGAAGCGCGCATCTATCGCCCCGAGCTCGTCGCCCGCTTCGTGCTCAATCGCTGTGGCGCGCGCACCATTCTCGCGCGCGAGACCGCCGAGACCCTGGCCGATCACGATCCGCCCGTTCTCGCCACCACCATCGGCCAGCGCATCGCCTTCGCCGCCGCCGCGCAGACGGGCCGTCTCGCCAGCGAATGCGAGCAGGCCACATCGGCTGCGCGCGAGATCGCCGCGCTGGCGGACGAACTCCTCCATCTTCCTCTAGGTGGGAGCGCGCTATGA
- a CDS encoding DUF2840 domain-containing protein — protein MTGIAALRVRGGPMPSPCSHDDMTHVELTWIEKKIEHWIRFGREAHEQILDRRRRVVSFQPDTIFAFVRWAANDFGTIVSRIDIVRAIRPGQPYQTLSSVRPGGEILLRLEGWPKVEAVLRHIDAVEAVGIEPDAVSPDHWRHVHNRLAAGHQPRAYTLEHHRAFLLRRSAGL, from the coding sequence GTGACCGGCATCGCGGCTCTCCGCGTGCGCGGCGGCCCGATGCCGTCACCGTGCTCGCACGACGACATGACGCATGTCGAGCTCACCTGGATCGAGAAGAAGATCGAGCATTGGATCAGGTTCGGCCGCGAGGCGCACGAACAGATACTCGATCGGCGTCGGCGCGTCGTCTCCTTCCAGCCCGATACCATCTTCGCCTTCGTGCGATGGGCGGCGAACGACTTCGGCACAATCGTCTCGCGCATCGACATCGTGCGCGCGATCCGGCCGGGCCAGCCGTATCAGACGCTGTCCTCCGTGCGCCCCGGTGGCGAAATCCTGCTCAGGCTCGAGGGCTGGCCCAAGGTCGAAGCGGTGCTGCGGCACATCGATGCCGTGGAAGCCGTCGGGATCGAGCCGGACGCCGTGTCGCCGGATCACTGGCGCCACGTCCATAACCGCCTCGCAGCCGGCCACCAGCCGCGCGCCTACACGCTCGAGCACCATCGCGCCTTCCTCCTGCGCCGGAGCGCCGGGCTATGA